Proteins found in one Populus alba chromosome 14, ASM523922v2, whole genome shotgun sequence genomic segment:
- the LOC118040090 gene encoding uncharacterized protein, which translates to MAKRSDFAQKLLEDLRSRKERMAVSHSSEGSKSAAPDVYAYSKQMHRGSRDMKTHRSNGIRSGSVHSRTSGSDISLSIEEVSTEFVPFGRGRNSEQIGDLSMALAFALENGGKLRRMDSSGNSSMLGFLHQIGRRPVDVSKMERSGINRHHSSSNRFPTLSHLHIKEISKGAQKLNQILRACSNGLNFESYSLEIGKELLKEAVDLEESLRMLVNLQKASEYMICPQSKSRITLLDEDEDDDDTSTKKAEHNQLALPRFSFDKPSINSHYIQKVERADLMQRIMALTYLSEAASFNHDKHNLSTSNSVSHKKSSSYGSTSKTLAALSEQKNQSSSSKSNPEKARIPNVIAKLMGLEELPENADSKHTKKESSSKQKTEMNVTNKSAERSSTRERKTKDAENSVPKVRKQKQMQPNQNKMLQDPKHALQAEKTLPDRHATFEMTMHAGKQPMMDVNGTKPEKGSNKANVKMERHQSNSIQMNQSTGKRKNGQDKEREQDNTKTREQKGKEQGETRKLIRKHELQQMASHAQIGSEAAITLEGQTDHNASMLKIENRDENWHLSNDQPKSSNDLGFQQAHTFRNFQQRDIKYHAGEGEWQTAKQKIQDRSQKKSEVMSKNFPTPMNDILNFQKRHSQMNQATPGSTSSRESVDEMPSKGFPTNRHHEDPVYERIYNNNHVKVQDSMTRYSNQDSSPIDPKYDMKEKSSTPTMEEKATHSPATQKVRNTMGQKAETPRKIDELASRKSGTPNSLARQQKRQTSALQEGKQKRRCKLGGSTVEQVIAIRSREEEARIVKSSKSMANIQQPNVLEDLHNKDEHASNSYIPVDDESQILKGPKILVPNDSCQNTISTVTNEQQGQELGRDQLQSHNFVLNSLNESHQTSKDITYPSQVKNQKALKLETPEPLNESENHLKQILIKSQLFLNTAEALFKLNIPFFVLHAGSQDYHDEESKLILDCGYEIMKRKGKKQELSVHPFMKISVTSIKVKSLDNLIKLLYKDLEMLKLYCRNGNPECLPLVEDYLQKMLECDVYNWDIDVNCMWDCGWDKMMFAFLEKDDVIRDVEKFVLDGLLDEVAKDLLPVF; encoded by the exons ATGTATATGCTTATTCCAAGCAAATGCACAGAGGATCCAGAGATATGAAGACCCATAGAAGT AATGGCATTAGAAGTGGAAGTGTGCACAGTAGAACTAGTGGAAGTGATATATCACTCTCCATTGAAGAAGTTTCAACAGAGTTTGTTCCATTTGGGAGAGGACGAAACTCCGAACAAATAGGAGATCTGTCCATGGCACTGGCTTTTGCCCTTGAGAATGGCGGAAAGCTCAGAAGAATGGATTCGTCTGGCAATAGTTCAATGCTAGGTTTCCTGCATCAAATTGGAAGAAGACCAGTGGATGTAAGCAAGATGGAAAGAAGCGGTATTAATAGGCATCACTCTTCAAGTAACCGTTTTCCTACACTCTCCCATCTCCACATCAAAGAAATATCAAAAGGTGCACAAAAGTTAAATCAGATCCTGAGAGCTTGTTCAAATGGCCTTAACTTTGAATCATATTCATTAGAAATTGGCAAGGAACTACTCAAAGAGGCCGTGGATTTGGAAGAGTCCTTGAGAATGCTTGTAAACCTGCAAAAAGCTTCAGAATACATGATCTGCCCACAGAGCAAATCTCGTATCACATTGCTTGATGAGGATGAAGATGACGATGACACCTCTACCAAAAAAGCTGAGCATAACCAACTTGCTCTGCCAAGGTTCTCCTTCGAcaagccctcaataaattctCATTACATCCAGAAAGTTGAAAGGGCTGATCTCATGCAGAGGATAATGGCTCTGACTTATTTGTCAGAAGCTGCAAGTTTCAACCATGACAAGCACAATTTAAGTACCTCAAATTCAGTTTCTCACAAGAAATCATCTAGCTATGGCTCAACTTCTAAAACCTTAGCAGCATTATCTGAACAGAAGAATCAGTCGAGTTCATCAAAATCCAATCCAGAGAAGGCGAGAATTCCAAATGTAATTGCAAAACTAATGGGCCTTGAGGAACTTCCAGAAAATGCAGATTCAAAGCACACAAAGAAAGAGTCAAGTTCCAAGCAGAAAACTGAAATGAATGTTACAAATAAATCTGCAGAAAGAAGCTCCACACGTGAACGCAAGACAAAAGATGCTGAGAATTCAGTACCCAaagtaagaaaacaaaagcagatGCAGCCCAATCAGAATAAGATGCTTCAGGATCCAAAACATGCTTTGCAAGCAGAAAAGACTCTGCCAGATCGCCATGCTACCTTTGAAATGACTATGCATGCCGGAAAGCAACCCATGATGGATGTGAATGGGACAAAACCAGAGAAAGGCTCAAATAAAGCTAACGTGAAAATGGAAAGGCACCAAAGCAACAGCATCCAAATGAACCAAAGCACAGGAAAGCGAAAGAATGGTCAggataaagagagagaacaagATAATACTAAGACGAGGGAGCAGAAAGGGAAAGAACAAGGTGAAACAAGAAAGCTAATCCGAAAGCATGAGCTGCAGCAGATGGCATCACATGCACAAATTGGGTCCGAAGCAGCAATTACATTGGAAGGGCAAACAGACCACAATGCAAGCATGCTTAAAATAGAAAACAGAGATGAAAACTGGCACCTTTCCAATGATCAACCAAAGTCTTCCAATGACCTTGGATTCCAACAGGCTCACACATTCCGAAACTTTCAACAACGAGACATAAAGTATCATGCAGGAGAGGGGGAGTGGCAGACTGCTAAGCAGAAGATTCAAGATAGAAGTCAAAAGAAAAGTGAAGTAATGTCCAAGAATTTTCCCACCCCCATGAACGACATTCTGAATTTCCAAAAAAGACATTCGCAGATGAACCAGGCAACTCCTGGCAGTACAAGTTCTAGAGAATCTGTTGATGAAATGCCATCCAAAGGGTTTCCAACTAACAGGCACCATGAAGATCCTGTCTACGAaagaatttataataataaccatGTTAAAGTGCAAGATTCAATGACCAGGTACTCGAATCAAGATTCCTCTCCAATAGATCCTAAATATGATATGAAGGAGAAAAGCAGCACTCCAACTATGGAAGAAAAGGCAACTCATTCACCAGCCACGCAGAAGGTGAGAAATACCATGGGACAAAAGGCAGAGACCCCTCGAAAGATTGACGAACTAGCGTCAAGAAAGAGTGGAACTCCAAACAGCTTGGCAAGGCAACAAAAACGTCAAACTTCTGCTTTGCAAGAAGGTAAGCAGAAAAGGCGCTGCAAACTTGGTGGATCTACAGTCGAACAAGTGATAGCCATCAGGTCCAGAGAAGAAGAGGCACGCATTGTTAAATCCAGCAAATCAATGGCAAACATCCAGCAACCGAATGTGTTGGAAGATCTGCATAATAAAGATGAACACGCTTCCAACTCCTATATTCCTGTGGATGATGAAAGCCAAATCCTAAAAGGACCAAAAATCCTAGTTCCTAATGACAGC TGTCAAAACACAATCTCAACAGTTACGAATGAGCAACAAGGTCAAGAATTGGGCAGAGATCAACTGCAATCTCACAACTTTGTTTTGAATTCACTTAATG AAAGTCATCAAACTAGCAAAGATATCACATACCCCTCACAAGTGAAGAACCAAAAAGCATTGAAATTGGAGACACCAGAGCCGCTAAATGAGAGCGAAAATCACCTAAAGCAGATCCTGATAAAGAGTCAACTATTCCTTAACACAGCTGAGGCACTTTTCAAACTCAACATACCTTTCTTCGTTCTCCACGCTGGTAGTCAAGACTACCACGACGAAGAAAGCAAGCTCATATTAGATTGTGGATAcgaaataatgaaaagaaaaggcaaaaagcAAGAGCTCAGTGTCCATCCATTCATGAAAATATCAGTCACCTCTATTAAGGTAAAATCCTTGGACAACTTGATCAAGCTATTGTACAAAGACCTCGAGATGTTAAAACTCTACTGTAGAAATGGTAATCCTGAATGTCTTCCACTTGTCGAAGACTACCTACAGAAAATGCTGGAATGTGATGTGTACAACTGGGATATAGATGTGAATTGTATGTGGGACTGTGGTTGGGACAAGATGATGTTTGCATTTCTTGAAAAGGATGATGTTATCCGGGATGTGGAGAAGTTCGTGCTTGATGGATTGCTTGATGAAGTTGCCAAAGATCTTCTACCAGTATTCTGA